The Syntrophobacterales bacterium genome includes a window with the following:
- a CDS encoding class I SAM-dependent methyltransferase, with amino-acid sequence MRKSIRQFAGIIAKTLPIEQPVYEFGALQLPGLEGIADLRSFFSGKEYVGCDMREGTGVDRVLNLHHIDQPDSTVGTVITLDTLEHVEFPHTALHEIHRILKPDGIVVITSVLDFRIHATPYDYWRFTPDGFRSLLAPFASSFVGYAGIDRFPHTVVGIGFKGRQYPLEKFYEEFEKWRVRWLKQKGNSWKDVANLFVPPILLGLDRRIAHFFGKSRSHK; translated from the coding sequence ATGAGGAAATCTATCAGGCAATTCGCCGGAATCATCGCTAAGACCCTGCCTATTGAGCAACCGGTTTACGAATTTGGTGCCCTTCAATTGCCTGGTCTGGAAGGAATCGCCGATTTGAGGTCCTTTTTTTCGGGCAAGGAGTACGTAGGATGTGACATGCGTGAGGGTACCGGCGTCGACCGTGTCCTTAACCTCCACCACATTGACCAGCCGGACAGCACGGTAGGTACAGTCATCACACTCGACACCCTTGAGCACGTGGAATTTCCACATACCGCTCTTCATGAAATACACAGAATACTTAAGCCGGACGGGATCGTCGTAATAACATCGGTACTCGACTTCAGAATTCACGCCACTCCATATGATTACTGGCGTTTTACCCCTGACGGCTTCAGAAGCCTTCTTGCGCCTTTTGCCTCCTCTTTTGTCGGCTATGCTGGGATCGACAGGTTTCCACACACAGTGGTCGGGATCGGTTTCAAAGGCAGGCAATACCCTCTTGAAAAGTTTTATGAGGAATTTGAGAAATGGAGGGTCCGTTGGCTGAAGCAGAAAGGCAATTCATGGAAAGATGTGGCCAACCTGTTTGTCCCCCCTATCCTACTCGGTTTAGACAGAAGGATCGCCCATTTTTTCGGAAAATCGAGGTCTCACAAATGA
- the ilvD gene encoding dihydroxy-acid dehydratase produces MRSDRMKKGIEKAPHRTLFSAMGCLPEELERPIIGIANSANELIPGHIQLNRVCQAVKDGIRLAGGTPMEFSTIGICDGIAMNHEGMKYSLGSRELICDSVEVMAKAYPFDGLVLIPNCDKIIPGMMMAAMRLNIPAIMISGGPMLAGRFKGKAVDLISVFEGVGKVAGGLMTEEVLSVLEQCACPGPGSCAGMFTANSMNCLSEALGIALPGNGTIPAVHAARIRLAKVTGKRIVDLVKEDLKPRDIVTMDSFVNAITVDMAFGGSSNTALHLPAVAHEAGINLPLSLFDEISEKVPHLCNMSPAGPHHLEDLCEAGGVYGIMKELSKKKLINRKCVTVAGKKVGDLLKDATIEDREVIRPFSAPYHEKGGLAVLSGSLAPDGAIVKRIGVHESAWHFNGKARIFESEEDAGSAIMEGRVKPGEVLIIRYEGPKGGPGMREMLTPTSVLAGRGLDAQCALITDGRFSGGTRGLCIGHVSPEAAEGGPIAFVQNGDIIEIDLIRKSIDLKVSPRELEKRKRAWKRPEPKIKTGYMARYAEKVTSAATGAVFK; encoded by the coding sequence ATGAGATCGGACAGAATGAAGAAAGGGATCGAAAAGGCACCTCACAGAACTTTGTTTAGCGCGATGGGTTGCCTGCCCGAAGAACTTGAAAGACCGATAATAGGGATCGCTAATTCAGCAAATGAGCTTATACCGGGACACATCCAACTGAATAGGGTCTGCCAGGCCGTCAAGGACGGCATCAGACTGGCGGGCGGTACGCCCATGGAATTTTCCACTATAGGTATTTGCGATGGCATTGCCATGAACCACGAGGGTATGAAATATTCTCTCGGCTCAAGGGAACTGATCTGCGACTCCGTTGAAGTAATGGCGAAAGCATACCCCTTTGACGGCCTTGTGCTCATACCTAATTGCGATAAAATTATTCCCGGGATGATGATGGCAGCGATGAGGCTCAATATCCCTGCCATCATGATAAGCGGGGGTCCTATGCTTGCGGGAAGATTTAAAGGAAAAGCCGTGGACTTAATATCCGTCTTCGAAGGTGTGGGAAAAGTAGCTGGAGGTCTTATGACCGAGGAGGTTCTTTCCGTGCTTGAGCAGTGTGCCTGCCCTGGCCCAGGCTCCTGTGCCGGTATGTTTACCGCCAATTCCATGAACTGCCTCTCCGAAGCGCTTGGTATAGCCCTTCCTGGCAATGGGACGATCCCTGCGGTGCATGCGGCACGCATAAGACTTGCCAAGGTCACGGGGAAGAGAATTGTAGACTTGGTGAAAGAGGATCTTAAGCCGAGAGACATTGTGACCATGGATTCCTTCGTAAATGCCATAACTGTTGACATGGCCTTCGGGGGGTCCTCAAATACCGCCCTCCACCTTCCGGCCGTAGCCCATGAGGCTGGCATTAACCTGCCCCTTTCTCTTTTCGACGAAATTTCCGAGAAGGTACCTCATCTCTGTAACATGAGTCCTGCCGGGCCCCATCACCTTGAGGACCTGTGTGAGGCCGGAGGTGTATATGGCATCATGAAGGAGCTTTCGAAGAAGAAACTTATCAACAGGAAGTGTGTAACGGTGGCGGGCAAAAAAGTGGGAGATCTCCTCAAAGATGCTACAATTGAAGATAGAGAAGTGATCCGCCCCTTTAGTGCACCTTATCACGAGAAGGGCGGTCTCGCTGTATTGAGCGGCAGCCTTGCTCCCGATGGCGCGATAGTGAAGCGGATAGGCGTTCATGAGAGCGCCTGGCATTTTAACGGGAAGGCAAGAATCTTTGAGAGCGAGGAGGACGCAGGATCAGCAATCATGGAAGGAAGGGTTAAACCAGGAGAAGTGCTGATAATACGGTATGAGGGTCCCAAAGGAGGCCCTGGAATGAGGGAGATGCTTACCCCCACGAGCGTTCTTGCTGGAAGAGGGTTGGATGCTCAATGTGCTCTCATAACCGACGGAAGGTTTTCAGGAGGAACCAGAGGGTTGTGTATAGGCCATGTCTCCCCTGAAGCTGCCGAAGGAGGCCCAATTGCCTTCGTGCAGAACGGAGATATAATAGAGATTGACCTCATCAGGAAAAGTATAGACCTGAAGGTGAGCCCCAGGGAGTTGGAAAAGAGAAAGAGGGCGTGGAAGCGTCCTGAACCGAAGATAAAGACAGGCTACATGGCGCGCTACGCGGAGAAAGTAACGAGCGCGGCGACCGGGGCGGTTTTTAAGTGA
- a CDS encoding NAD(+) synthase: MKADSSFFNLYHHNFVRLAMAVPEVRVADPAFNARTTIDLAKKAEEEKALIVVFPELGLSAYTCEDLFHQQALLDGCLGALSEICTASRNLSVVIVAGLPLKVDHMLFNCAVIVFRGQICGVVPKTYLPNYREYYELRQFTTGDCVREGSLRLLGQSDIPFGNNLLFKTNSQPLLTLHIEICEDLWVPIPPSSYAALAGATVLINLSASNATVTKDDYRRQLVSNQSARCLAAYLYTAAGVGESTTDLAWDGHGMICENGTMIAETKRFSYEPQLVTGDVDLDRLIQDRLHQNSFSRNAERNSADLAGFRTVLLEVPLPVEETLFLRRSYERFPFVPSGRSSQDDRCREVYEIQVQGLVKRLQATGIKNVVIGISGGLDSTHALIVCSHAMDVMGLPRTNIIACMMPGFATSNRTLDQARRLTAAVGCTTHEIDIKPSCMRMFEDIGHPYAQGVPIYDIAFENVQAGERTSHLFRIANLRQGIVVGTSDLSELALGWSTYGVGDHMAHYHVNASVPKTLVQYLIRWLADKRELGMQVSVVLYDVLATSISPELVPGSTDEEPGQHSEHVIGPYELQDFHLYYLLRFGFLPTKVAFLAWSAWHDKMKGTWPDIPEGQRHQYTIGEIKAWLKVFIRRFFKSSQYKRSCIANAPKVGSGGSLSPRGDYRAPSDSEATPWLESLERIPETEPD, from the coding sequence ATGAAAGCCGATAGCTCTTTTTTCAATCTTTATCATCATAATTTCGTCCGTCTCGCCATGGCGGTGCCCGAGGTAAGGGTTGCGGACCCTGCCTTTAACGCGAGGACGACAATAGACCTGGCGAAGAAAGCAGAGGAGGAAAAGGCCCTTATAGTAGTATTTCCGGAACTGGGACTGTCGGCCTATACCTGTGAGGATCTTTTTCATCAGCAAGCACTTCTTGATGGTTGCCTGGGAGCACTTTCGGAGATATGCACAGCCTCCAGGAACTTATCAGTCGTCATTGTGGCAGGACTGCCCCTGAAAGTCGACCACATGCTCTTCAACTGCGCAGTCATCGTTTTTCGGGGCCAAATTTGCGGGGTTGTGCCCAAGACCTATCTGCCCAATTACCGGGAGTATTATGAGTTGCGCCAATTTACAACCGGAGACTGCGTTCGTGAGGGCAGTCTCCGTCTTCTGGGGCAGTCTGATATTCCTTTTGGTAATAACCTTCTTTTTAAGACTAACAGCCAGCCGCTTTTGACGCTTCACATTGAGATATGCGAGGACTTGTGGGTACCGATCCCTCCTTCATCCTATGCCGCACTGGCAGGAGCCACTGTACTCATAAACCTTTCCGCGTCGAATGCGACTGTGACGAAAGATGATTACAGGCGCCAGCTTGTATCCAATCAGTCTGCCAGATGTCTTGCCGCATACCTCTATACCGCTGCCGGAGTCGGAGAATCCACCACTGATCTGGCATGGGACGGACATGGGATGATCTGCGAGAACGGTACCATGATAGCGGAGACGAAACGGTTCTCTTATGAGCCGCAACTGGTTACCGGAGACGTCGACCTCGACCGTCTGATCCAAGACCGCCTGCATCAAAACAGCTTCAGCCGGAATGCCGAGAGAAACTCCGCAGATCTTGCCGGATTTCGCACTGTGCTGTTGGAAGTACCTCTTCCTGTTGAGGAAACGCTATTTCTTCGCAGGAGTTATGAGCGTTTCCCTTTTGTTCCAAGTGGCCGGTCCAGTCAGGATGACAGGTGTAGAGAAGTTTACGAGATCCAGGTTCAGGGACTGGTGAAGCGTCTTCAGGCCACCGGCATAAAGAACGTAGTAATAGGTATTTCCGGAGGGTTGGATTCAACCCATGCCCTTATTGTGTGTTCCCATGCAATGGATGTGATGGGTCTCCCAAGAACTAACATAATAGCGTGCATGATGCCAGGGTTTGCCACAAGCAATCGCACTCTTGACCAGGCCCGACGGCTGACCGCTGCAGTCGGGTGCACAACTCACGAGATTGACATCAAGCCGAGTTGCATGCGGATGTTTGAGGACATCGGTCATCCTTATGCACAAGGGGTACCGATATATGACATTGCCTTCGAGAATGTACAAGCCGGTGAGCGGACAAGCCATCTTTTCCGGATTGCGAACCTGAGGCAGGGGATAGTGGTGGGAACGAGTGATTTGAGCGAGCTTGCGTTAGGATGGAGCACATACGGAGTTGGCGACCACATGGCCCATTATCATGTCAATGCTAGTGTGCCCAAGACGCTCGTGCAGTATCTGATACGGTGGTTGGCAGACAAGAGGGAACTTGGGATGCAGGTGAGCGTGGTGCTTTACGATGTACTGGCAACTTCGATCAGCCCGGAACTGGTGCCTGGATCAACAGATGAGGAACCAGGTCAGCATTCCGAACATGTGATAGGCCCTTATGAATTGCAGGACTTCCACCTCTATTACTTGCTCCGGTTCGGTTTTCTTCCAACCAAAGTCGCTTTTCTGGCCTGGTCTGCATGGCATGACAAAATGAAAGGCACTTGGCCGGATATTCCTGAGGGACAGCGTCATCAATACACAATTGGAGAGATCAAGGCGTGGCTCAAAGTTTTTATCAGGCGTTTCTTTAAATCCAGTCAGTACAAGAGAAGTTGCATCGCAAATGCACCGAAAGTTGGGTCAGGAGGGTCTCTTTCCCCCCGGGGTGACTATCGTGCGCCGAGTGATAGTGAGGCCACGCCCTGGCTTGAATCACTGGAACGGATTCCCGAGACCGAGCCTGACTAA